From a single Eretmochelys imbricata isolate rEreImb1 chromosome 13, rEreImb1.hap1, whole genome shotgun sequence genomic region:
- the LOC144273203 gene encoding olfactory receptor 5V1-like — protein MEIQTNVTEFILMGFSHDPHLQIFLFLVFFVIYLITLVGNMVIMLVIRVDPHLHSPMHFFLSHLSFVDICYSSVVVPKMLVNFLAKHKIISVNGCLAQMFFILLLAVTEIFILSAMAYDRYAAICHPLHYVVTMNKQVCSQLVGCSWTMGLLYSLVNTVLVLKLHFCGPNEISHFSCELPPLLQLSCTGTFTNKIALLSSAVILGFSSFLLTLVSYVFIISTILRIHSAKGRHKAFSTCSSHLIVVGLLYMTAIFQYMKPSSITSLVLDELFSIQYSILTPMLNPIIYSLKNKEVKTALRKIVEKNTVCLI, from the coding sequence ATGGAAATCCAAACCAATGTGACTGAGTTTATTCTCATGGGATTTTCTCATGACCCACACCTCCAAATTTTCCTCTTCTTGGTGTTTTTCGTTATTTACCTAATTACCCTAGTGGGAAACATGGTGATTATGCTGGTAATAAGGGTAGATCCTCACCTCCACTCTCCCATGCACTTCTTCCTGTCTCATTTGTCCTTTGTCGATATCTGCTATTCCTCAGTGGTTGTCCCTAAGATGTTGGTGAATTTCCTAGCAAAGCACAAAATCATTTCTGTCAATGGTTGCCTTGCCCAGATGTTCTTCATCCTGCTCTTAGCTGTTACTGAAATTTTCATACTCTCAGCAATGGCTTATGACCGATATGCTGCCATATGTCACCCATTGCATTATGTGGTGACCATGAACAAACAAGTCTGCAGCCAGTTGGTGGGTTGTTCATGGACAATGGGGCTCTTGTATTCACTGGTCAACACTGTCCTTGTGTTAAAGTTACACTTTTGTGGGCCCAATGAAATCAGCCATTTCAGCTGTGAGCTCCCTCCACTATTACAGCTGTCTTGTACTGGGACCTTCACCAATAAAATAGCTCTTCTTTCTTCTGCTGTGATACTTGGTTTCAGCTCCTTCCTCCTCACCCTGGTCTCCTATGTGTTcatcatctccaccatcctgagGATACACTCTGCAAAGGGCCGTCATaaggccttctccacctgcagctcccaccttaTTGTGGTGGGTTTATTGTACATGACAGCTATTTTCCAGTACATGAAACCCAGCTCAATCACTTCACTTGTTTTAGATGAGTTGTTCTCTATCCAGTACAGCATCTTGACCCCCATGTTAAACCCCATCATTTACAGCCTGAAAAACAAGGAAGTAAAAACAGCCCTGAGGAAAATAGtagaaaaaaatacagtttgtCTTATTTAA